One part of the Diadema setosum chromosome 6, eeDiaSeto1, whole genome shotgun sequence genome encodes these proteins:
- the LOC140230244 gene encoding uncharacterized protein, with the protein MGLFHKLIAAAVSLLSVSVVQGQLPLQNSSAVGSPQCEPLTLPICVQRGLGYDQTLFPNMAGLARQSDAATALESFGALIQFGCDKMADFVCLLFGSPCVEVGGAAVSIPPCRHVCEDAKRQCLPLLQAAGVPWPEQFQCDRFPMMTEGSVRCAEPELRVLDTINEITAPPPPAPTPDPNACVPVDIALCQAHGFTHTKFPNVFGHTGPNDAVADISALTSLIGSQCSNDIIPFVCGAYMPKCNPVTNEAIKPCKETCRRISKECKDTIKELSLGRLDLFSCRNYASKKEPGACVLDIRAPAKPIIMNVTRPAASQARMYFQQPAIPEVRVGGLEITFFTAMGDDQGTITTAVDAEGVADIDVMTGSQYTLMVRAFNDWGKSDYVDAIVPEYLYDHCERITMPMCQDFKYSYTQFPNILQHQRQEDAGLELNQFFPLVNVGCSADLAPFLCSMYAPPCTGTSSQVITPCRELCQSARSGCEPLMNKFGYDWPETMDCSMLPSVEEEGSIKCFNNVGLIMRPDESRLAVEEGDSITPYCTSTTRDSRPQWLDPSGQIVPLKPEGLTAEVPNVFTKEIGGQTISLSITALSANSSGSYTCELGNEQRSMVISMPTTCEMLTSDGCLRVLPYNVSLYPNLLGHTTSLEAEISSYQFLPLLAVGCSPINLPLFVCSLFHPPCQDAIVPPCAELCNAAMTDCAPYLLGAGLTWPQGAQCSRFPSASSGACVPPVGLPTITPSEGPDSTAMPDPTDRPGETTTLPMESVTATFMPGNATNTTGELLRRSYAIRDRGMVQMFRGWVDVQGQGAPNDFCRIVRTDGKPFISCLLAGSEVDDLMAYTSPDPSVEWFDPGYSHTWYMRDEDGDGRDDYCRCIGSVPSTVVVCMKAGRDGFEGPSYDFVPANAPQDCLFYQADPFFGYE; encoded by the exons TGGTTCAAGGTCAGCTTCCCTTACAGAATTCGTCAGCCGTTG GTTCTCCGCAGTGTGAACCGCTAACTCTACCGATATGTGTCCAGAGAGGTCTTGGCTATGATCAGACCCTCTTTCCCAACATGGCTGGACTCGCACGACAGAGCGATGCAGCGACCGCCTTGGAG AGCTTTGGTGCGCTCATCCAGTTCGGCTGCGACAAGATGGCCGACTTCGTGTGCCTCCTCTTCGGCTCTCCCTGCGTGGAGGTAGGAGGAGCTGCCGTCTCCATACCGCCATGTAGACACGTGTGCGAGGATGCCAAACGGCAGTGTCTTCCCCTCTTACAAGCCGCTGGTGTCCCGTGGCCAGAGCAATTCCAGTGCGACCGTTTCCCTATGATGACTGAGGGATCTGTCCGCTGCGCGGAGCCAGAACTGA GGGTACTGGACACCATAAATGAAATCACAGCCCCTCCACCACCTGCTCCAACGCCCGATCCAAACGCGTGCGTTCCTGTGGATATCGCCCTCTGCCAAGCGCACGGCTTTACCCACACCAAGTTCCCCAACGTGTTCGGCCACACGGGACCGAACGACGCGGTTGCCGACATCAGCGCCCTCACGAGTCTGATCGGCTCGCAGTGCTCCAATGACATCATCCCCTTCGTATGTGGTGCCTATATGCCCAAGTGTAACCCTGTGACCAACGAAGCCATTAAACCGTGCAAGGAAACATGCAGGAGAATCTCCAAGGAATGCAAAGACACCATCAAGGAACTGTCTCTAGGAAGGCTGGATCTCTTCTCCTGCAGAAACTACGCGTCGAAGAAGGAGCCAGGCGCATGCGTGTTAG ACATCCGGGCCCCTGCCAAACCGATCATTATGAACGTTACGCGCCCAGCTGCGTCGCAAGCCCGGATGTACTTCCAGCAACCGGCCATTCCCGAGGTCAGAGTCGGCGGTCTCGAGATCACCTTCTTCACTGCAATGGGCGACGATCAGGGCACGATTACCACCGCAGTTGATGCCGAGGGTGTGGCGGATATCGATGTGATGACGGGATCGCAGTACACCCTCATGGTTCGCGCCTTCAATGACTGGGGCAAGAGTGACTACGTAGATGCTATCGTGCCTGAATATCTATACG ATCACTGTGAGAGGATCACAATGCCTATGTGTCAAGACTTCAAGTACTCctacacacaattccctaacaTCTTACAGCACCAAAGACAGGAAGACGCAGGTCTAGAACTCAACCAGTTTTTCCCACTGGTCAATGTTGGCTGCTCGGCGGATCTCGCACCATTCCTCTGCTCCATGTACGCCCCACCCTGCACGGGGACCAGCAGTCAAG TCATTACACCATGCCGTGAGCTATGTCAGTCCGCCCGCAGTGGCTGCGAACCGCTCATGAATAAATTCGGCTACGATTGGCCTGAAACCATGGACTGTTCCATGCTTCCATCTGTAGAGGAAGAAGGCAGTATCAAGTGCTTCAATAATG tGGGCTTAATAATGCGGCCGGACGAGAGTCGCCTCGCGGTCGAAGAAGGAGACTCGATCACGCCTTACTGCACGTCGACGACCAGGGACTCGAGGCCGCAGTGGCTGGATCCAAGTGGTCAGATTGTCCCTCTAAAACCTGAGG GTCTCACGGCAGAGGTACCAAATGTGTTCACCAAGGAAATCGGCGGGCAGACGATCTCCCTGTCAATTACGGCGCTGTCGGCAAACTCCAGCGGATCGTACACGTGCGAGCTTGGTAACGAGCAAAGGTCCATGGTCATCTCTATGCCAA CAACATGTGAGATGCTTACATCAGACGGGTGTCTAAGGGTCCTACCGTACAACGTATCGCTCTATCCGAATCTACTGGGCCACACCACGTCGCTAGAAGCCGAGATCTCGTCATACCAGTTCCTCCCACTTCTTGCCGTCGGCTGCTCGCCCATCAACCTGCCTCTCTTCGTCTGCTCTCTCTTTCATCCACCGTGTCAAGATGCCATTGTCCCGCCGTGCGCAGAGCTCTGCAATGCAGCCATGACGGACTGCGCGCCGTATCTACTGGGCGCGGGACTGACGTGGCCCCAGGGTGCACAGTGCAGTAGATTCCCGAGCGCGTCTAGTGGGGCCTGCGTACCACCTGTCG GTCTGCCAACCATCACGCCATCAGAAGGGCCGGATTCTACAGCTATGCCGGATCCGACAGATCGGCCAGGCGAAACCACGACGTTACCAATGGAAAGTGTCACCGCAACCTTCATGCCTGGTAATGCTACCAATACGACCGGGGAGTTGCTGCGCCGATCGTACGCCATCCGCGACCGCGGAATGGTGCAGATGTTCCGTGGATGGGTGGATGTACAGGGACAGGGCGCCCCCAACGACTTCTGCAG AATCGTGCGAACGGACGGAAAACCTTTTATATCTTGTCTTCTCGCTGGCTCCGAAGTAGACGATCTGATGGCCTACACATCACCGGACCCTTCTGTCGAATGGTTCGACCCAGGTTACTCCCATACTTGGTACATGCGAGATGAAGATGGTGATGGGCGAGACGATTATTGCAG GTGTATCGGTAGTGTGCCCTCTACGGTGGTGGTGTGTATGAAGGCTGGAAGGGATGGTTTCGAGGGGCCTAGTTACGATTTTGTGCCCGCCAACGCCCCTCAAGATTGTCTCTTCTACCAGGCTGATCCTTTCTTCGGCTATGAGTAG